In Archangium lipolyticum, the DNA window GGCGGCAGTTGCAACAGCGCCGTCCCCAGCGCCCCCAACAGCGCGAAGTACAGCAGCTTCAGCGGCCCCTGGCCCGCCGGCACCAGCGCGTCATCCCACGTCACCCGTGTCCAGCTCGCCAGCCTCGCCATCAGCCCCAGCGTCAGCCGCTCCAACACCGCTCCCAGCAGCCCCGCCAGCACCACCGTCATCAACAGGCCCAGCCACCGCCACGGCTCCAGCCCCAACACCACCCGCTCGAAGAGCACCGGCGGCACCGGCACCCCCAGCACCTCCGGCTCGTACGAGTCGTAGATGGCGTCGATCGCCTTCACCGTCGACTGGCTGAACACCCACACCCGCGCACCTTCGTCGATCGTCACGCGCGACAGCTGGATGGGGTAGCGGTTCTTGCCCACCGTCAGGACGGTGAGCTTCTCGAAGCGGCCATCCTCCGGGTCTCCGTCCGGCTCCTTGCTCAGGTGGTCGAGCAGCTCCGGCTCCAGCTTGTCGTCCAGGATGAGCCGCAGGCGCCAGGCCAGGCGGGCCCCTTCCTTCTTCTGCTCGGACGTGGGCAGGTAGTCCAGGTCCAGGAAGTGCGCGGCCAGCGGGTAGTCGCCCCGCTGGGCCGCGGTGAAGAAACCATTGGCGGCGGTATAGGGCGTCTGCCTGTCCACCGTGGACGGGGGAGCCCCCAACCCGGCGTTGAAGGCCTGGGCCTCCGGCAGGAACACGAGGGACAGCAGCACGCACAGTCCGGTCAGAGCGCGACGCATGGGCGCCTCTTACTGCGCCTCCCTGACCCATCCGGCAACACCTATGTGCCGGTAGCCCGCCCGTCATGCAAGGTACCTACCGGCATGGCCCTCCCCTGGATTCCAATGGGACGGGAAACCCTTGGTGTCATAAGGATTCGTAGGCTAGAAGAAGCCCCCCAGGAAGAGGGCGCCGTGCAAGAGAAGCGAAAAATCCTGCTCATCGACGACAGCGAGATCACTCTCGCCATGGAGAAGGCCGTGCTGGAGGCGCGCGGCTATGAGGTCGTCGCCACCTCCACGTTGATGGAGTTCGAGAAGACCCTACAGACGTGGAAGCCGGACCTCATCCTCACCGACATCCACATGCCCGAGGCCAAGGGCACCGACATCTGCCGGACGTTGAAGAACGAGTACGGCACCCAGGACATCCCCATCATCCTCTTCTCCAGCCTCCCGGACGACGAGCTGAGCAAGCTGGCCGAGCAGGTGGGTGCCGATGGCAGCCTCTCCAAGGTGAACGGGCTCGAGAAGATGGGCGAGAAGATCGACGAGCTGGTGCAGAGCATCATCTGGTGACGCGGTGAGACGGCTCCTTCCCGGACTGTTCCTGCTGGCGGCGCTCTCGGGATGCTCGCGCAAGGAGTCCGCCCCGGCGCCCACGCCCCCCCCGGCGTCGGCGCAGGCCCCCGGCGCCATCCTCTTCTTCTCCGCCGACACCCGCGGCTACCTGGGACCCTGCGGGTGCAGCGAGAACATGCGCGGCGGCATCGCCCGCGCGGCCTTCCAGATTCAAGAAGCACGCAAGGGCGCCCTGCCCGTCCTCTACGTGGACGGCGGTGACAGCCTCTTCGGCTCCCCCACCCTCAAGCCGGACCAGGTGCCCCAGGAGGAGCGCAAGGCCCGGGCGCTCGCCGAGTCCATGAAGCGCATGGGCCTGGTGGTGCGCGCGGTGGGCGAGCTGGACGACACGCGGGGCGCCGACTTCCGCCGCGGCCTGGGTCTGCCCGAGCTGGAGCCCGGCGGGGTGAAGGTGCTCCCCGCCGGCAAGCGCGAGGTGGGCGTGGTGAGCGCCTCGGACGCCGCCGGGCTGAAACAGGCCAGCGCCAAGGCTCGTGCCCAGGGCGCCGACTTCGTCGTGGGCCTCTTCCACGGCACCCTCGAGGAGGCCCAGCGGGCCGCCGCCACCCCGGAGCCGGGCGTGGACCTGGTGCTCGCCACCCACACCGCCTCCGAGTTCGACGGCGAACAGAACAAGCTGACCCGTGACGCGGTGCCCGTCGTCGGGCTGCAGAGCAAGGGCCGCTCGCTGCTGCGCGTGGACCTGGCCTACGGCGCGAAGCCGGGCCCCTTCACCCCGCAGAAGACGGCCGAGGACACCGAGCGCGAGGCCGCCTCCATCGACCGGCGCATGGCGCTGCTGGACAAGGAGATCAACCTCCCCGGCATCGCTCCCGAGCTCAAGAGCCTCAAGCAGCAGAAGCGCGAGGAGCTGGTGGCGCGCCGTCAGGCCCTCCTCACCGCGCCGGTGACGGCCACGGGCGACACGGACTCCTTCTCCGTCCGCTTCGTCCCCCTGGAGTCCAACCTCGCCTCGAGCCCCGAGGCCGTGGCGGTGGTGAACGCCTATGACGCGGACGTGGGGAAGATGAACCTGGAGTGGGCCAAGGCCCACGGCCAGGACTGCCCCGCCCCCGAGAAGGGCCAGGCCGCCTTCGTGGGCAGCGCCGCCTGCGCCGACTGCCACAAGGAGACCTTCCCGGTGTGGGAGGCCTCCAAGCACCACCGGGCCATCGAGACGCTGGTGGAGGTGGGCAAGCAGTACCACCTCAACTGCACCGGCTGTCATGTCACCGGCTGGGAGCAGCCCGGCGGCGTGTGCCGCCTGGACAAGATGGCCGGCCGCGAGAACGTGGGCTGCGAGAGCTGCCACGGCCCGGGCTCGCTCCACGTCGAGGACCCCTCCTCCGACAACATCACCGCCCGCCCCGGCCAGGCCGTCTGCGTCACCTGCCACAACCGGGAGAACTCCCCCCACTTCGACTTCGCCACCTACGTGCCGAGGATCCTCGGCCCCGGTCATGGCCAGCCACAGGAAGTGAAGCGGAAGCCCTAGAACACATCCACGGGGTGCGTTTCTTCCCGTTTGGACCGTCCGGAGAGAGAATGGCCCGTCCGGATGCTTGTTCCAGGTTCGCGCGAAACGTCGAATACTTGACCTTCAAACCACTCGCCCGGTCCTTCCGGCAGCCGAATCCCAGGTGACCATGCCGCACTTCAGCCTGCTCCTCCTGGTCCTCACCTCGGTCCCGACTTCCAAGGACGCGCTGACGATGCCCCCAGCGCCTCCCGGCATGAGGGTGCTCGGCACGGAGGACAAGCAGCTGCTGCTGGGCTCCGCCGAGGAGCCCGAGGCCACGCCCGAGGAGGACTCGGCGGAGGAGGTGGAGCCCGAGTCCACCGAGCTCGAGGAGATGCGGGCCCTGGAGGGTGCCACGTTGGATCCGGGCGCCCGTCCCAACGCCGAGGTGCTCCAGTCGCTGCGCCGCCTGGGCCTGGCCAACCCGCTGCGCCAGCGCATGCTGGACGCGCTGGAGGAGCCCACCTTCCGCGAGGACGAGGCCGAGGGCGAGCTGGCCCTCATCACCGACCTGGCCAGCTTCGACGTCTCGCGCATCCAGGGCAAGTACGACATCCCCGTGGAGATGCAGCCGCTGGTGGCCCAGTACATCCAGTTCTTCCAGGGCCCGGGCCGCAAGTGGTTCCGCAAGTGGATGGAGCGCTCCACCCGCTACCTGCCGGTGATGCAGCCCATCCTCGAGGCCAACGGGCTGCCTCGCGACACGGTGTACCTGGCGATGATCGAGAGCGGCTTCTCCACCAACGCCTACTCGTGGGCACACGCCTCGGGGCCCTGGCAGTTCATCGCCAGCACCGGCCGCCAGTACGGGCTGCACCAGGACTTCTGGGTGGACGAGCGGAGGGATCCCATCAAGGCCACCAAGGCCGCCGCGCGCTACCTGAAGGATCTCCACAACGAGCTGGGCCACTGGTACCTGGCGTGGGCGGGCTACAACACGGGCAGCGGCCGGGTGCGCAGGCTGGTGGAGCGCCTGGGCACGAAGGACTTCTGGGTCATCTCCGCCCCCGAGGAGAAGGGGCTGGCGCTGGAGACGCGGCACTACGTGCCCAAGCTCATCGCCGCGGCGCTCATCTCCAAGCACCCCACCGCCTTCGGCTTCGACGAGAAGGACTTCGCCTACGAGCCGCCCCTCTCCTTCGACGAGGTGAAGATCAACGACGCCACCGACCTGGACGTCATCGCCCGGGCGGCCGGCGTGGACGTGAAGGAGGTGCAGGAGCTCAACCCCGAGCTGCGGCGCTGGTGCACCCCTCCGGCGAGCGCGAAGAACCCCTACACCCTGCGGCTGCCCAAGGGCTCGGCGGAGCGCTTCGCGGAGAACTTCGCCCGCATCGCCCCCAAGGAGCGGCTCACCTTCCGCGTCCACAAGGTGAAGAAGGGCGACACGCTGTCGCAGATCGCCCTCAAGTATGGCAGCGCGGCCGAGGCCATCCTGCAGATGAACCGGCTCAAGAGCGTGAAGACGCTCCGGCTCAACGCGGAGCTGGTCATCCCGGTGCCGAACGGGCGCGGAGGTGGCGAGGGCTCGGGGCAGAACAGCGCGCTGGCGCGCAAGGTGGCGCAGGCGCGCAGCAGCGGCGTGACGGTGCTGCGCCCCGAGGACGAGGTGCCGGCGGGCACGCCTCGCGGTCCGGTGGCGACGGGCCCCATCAAGACGGAGGTCATCAACGGCCGCAAGCGCGTCACCTACGGCGTGCAGTCGGGTGACAGCCTGTGGGCCATCGCCCAGCGCTTCCAGGTAAACGCGGAGGACATCCGCAAGTGGAACAACCTGTCGGCGCGCACCAGCAAGCGGGCGCTCAAGGTGGGCTCGGTGCTGTACGTGTATCCGGACAACGCGCCCAAGCAGGTGGAGGAGCGCGCGGGCACGGTCATCGCCCAGCGCGCACCGGCCGGCAACGCGGGCCGCCCCGGCACCGTGCACGAGCTGGCCGCCGGTGAGTCCATCTGGAGCGTCGCCCAGCGCTACGGCGTCACCGTCGAGGACATCAAGCGCTGGAACAACATCAAGGACACCACCCGCCTGCCCACCGGCCTGCGGCTCGTGGTCAAGGCGCCGTAGTCACGTGAAGACCCCGGCGCGGCGCCGGGAGAAGTCGTGCTCCGTGACGAGCCGGAGGATGGCCGCGGAGATCTTCTCCCCGCCGCGCACGGAAGGCTCGATGGGGTTGGCGTAGTCCTCCGCCCTGTCGCAGATCAGCCGGAGATCGACCAGCGGCAGACCCCGGGCGAAGGCCTCGCGGGTGATGCAGTCGTTGAAGACCGACAGCGCCGTGACGACCAGCCGCTGCCGCCCGGCATCCGGATAGTTCGCGTCATAGATGGTGCAGACGGCCGTGGGCAGACCCAGGGCCAGCACGTGGTCGAGCATCGCCTGGTAGCTCCGCCCGAACTCCTCCTGGATGTCGGCGAGCTTGCCGACCGCGTCGGCCACGGATCTCGCTCCGCGCTCCAGGACGCTCGACTGGCCCAGGGCATCGTTGCCCCCGACGCTGATGACGAGGTGGCTCGCGTCCTTGGGAAGCCGGTGGAGCTGCCCCTTGACGCCGCTCGTCACGCTGCCGTCGACGGCCCGCAGCGTCGCCTGCCAACCAGCGGGCAGCCGCTCGCGCAGCTGCTGGATGACGTCGGGCCCTCCCGACACGTACGCGCCGTTGTCGAAGATCGAATCGCCCAGGAGCACGATGTGTTTCACGAGCGCCTCACCCTTCCCGAGAGGAGAGGAATGTTCACGCGAGGCGCCCCGAGGAAGTCCCTCTCAGCCCGTCACCTGCGTCCGGGCCTCCGCTGCTCGCGGCTTCCTCCGAGAGCAGCCGGACGAGCCGCCGGCGGACCACCTCGATGTGCTCGCGGAAGAAGTAGAGATTCTCCGCGTACGACAGGGGCGTGGGAATCCGGTTCACCGCGCGCTCGGTCTCCTCGAGCCGCTTGAGCATGTCCTCGAGCATCTGCCGTCCGGGGTTCTCCTCGAGCTGGAGCTCGATCTCCTTCAGGCGCGCGTACCACCGGAAGATGCGGGAGCGGACCCGCCACAGGAACAGCGCCGGCACGGCCCGTCCGAGCGGCACCACCACGGCGATGATCGGCACGAGCATCACCCAGAGCCGGTCCACGAGGTTCGCGGCCCAGAACGGCAGGTAGCGTTGCAGGAACGGAATGCCGGCCTGGTAGTAGCGGCGGGCCTCGTCGCTGAGCGGAAAGCCGGTCTCGAGCGGCGCGGGGAATTCTCCCGAGCGGTCGAGCAACCCGGCACTGCCGTGGATCTCGCTCGCGGCGCGCATGAGCAGGTACGCGAGCGCCGGATGCAGCGTGTCCTGCGCCAGGAGGTTCGCGGTCGGCGCGAGCAGCACCACGTCCTGCTCCGGAACGTCCGCCGCGAGATTGAACACGCCTCGCGGCAGCACGAGCTTCGACAGGTACGGGTACTTGCGGGCGTAGGCGTCGGCGCGCGTGAAGCTGAGCAGCCGCACGCCGGGGGCCGCGGCGAGCTTCTGGATCGGCGGCGACTCCGCGGGGGCCACCAGGAACACCGCGTCGACGCCACCCTGCTTGAGCTGCTCGATGGCCTGGTCGCGATCCAACGGCAGGAGCTCCGTCGGAGCCTGGTCCGCGCCGTTGGCCGCCAGCAGCATGCGGGCGAGCGCATGCGTCCCACTCTCGGCGAGCCCGATCGCGATGCGCCTGCCCTTCAGCCCGCGCACGTCCTCGATGGGCTCACCGCGGTAGAAGACCCACAGCGGCACGTACGAGAGGCTGCCGAGCGAGACGATGCGCGCCGCCCCCTCCCCGGCCGCCGTACCGCCCTGCACGAAAGCGACGTCCGCCTCCGGGGTGTCTCCGGAGAGGAGCTCGAGACTGGTGACCGACCCCTTCGTCTGGCGGATCTCCAGCGTGACGCCGTGCCGCGCGAGGACCTCCTGGTACTTCCGCGCGAAGTAGCGGAAGCCGCCCTCGTCCTGCGCCGTCGCGAGGACGAGCCTCTTCGGTGGCGCGGGCTTGACGAAGTAGAAGGTGACGGCGAACGCGGCCCCGATGATGAGGAGCGTGGGCGCGAGCGTGAGCAACAAGTCGCGCCGCAACGTGCGCCGGAGCTGTTCCTTGATCATATCCGCCTTCATGAGTCCTGAACGGGTTGCAGCCTCTCCGTAAGAGGTCGGACAGGCAAGGGAGAGCCAGGTCTCCCCTGCCCGCCAGCCCGCCTTACTCGGAGGGCGGCGTGTACCGGGAGACGTTCGCGCGGGGCGCCCCACTGAGTGAGCCGCCCGTCAGCAGCACCTGCCCGGTGTGCAGCAGCGTCTCGGCGGAGCCCGGGCCGTTCCCCGGCAGCCAGCCCGCGAAGCGCCACCCGTTCCAGTTCGGCTCATACAGCTCGGCTTCCGGCACGGTGAGACCATCGCCGTTGTCGCCACCCGAGATGAGCACCTGGCCCGAGTAGAGCAGGGTCGCGTGGTGGCTCTCGCGGGCCCATCCCAGGGGGGCGGCATTGGTCCACCGGTCGTTGAAGGGATCGTAGATGGCCGTCTGGGTGTTGGGGCCCAGGAAGCCGCCCGTCACCAGCACCGAGCCCGAGTAGAGCCGCGTCGCGGTGTGACTGTAGTGACCCGACGGCATGGGGCTCACCAGCCTCCAGGTGCCGGTGGCCGGGTCGTACAGCTCCGCGCTCGCGAGCGTGCCCTCGTTGCCGTTGAAGCCGCCAAGCACCAGCACCTCGCCCGAGTAGAGCTTCGTCGCGGTGTGCCACATGCGTGCCTTGACCATGGAGCCCGTGGGGCTCCAGGTGCCGGTGGCCGGGTCGTACAGCTCCGCGCTCGTGGAGCCAGGGTTGAAGGGGTAGGTGAAGCCACCCGTGACCAGCACCTTGCCCGAGTCGAGCAGGGTCGCGGTGTGCCGGACGCGAGACGTGTTCAGGCTCCCCGTGAAGCTCCAGGTGCCGGTGGCCGGGTCATACAGCTCCGCGGTGCCGGTCGAGGGCTGACCGGAGGCATGGCCGCCCACCACCAGCACCTGACCCGAGCCGAGCGGCGTCGCCGTGTGGCCGGCGCGCGCCAGATTCAGGGAGCCCGTGGGAGACCAGCTGTCCGCGTACGGGTCATACACCTCCGCGCTCGCGGTGTTGCCGGAAGGGGAGATGCCGCCCGCCACCAGCACCGAGCCGGTGGAGTTGAGCAGCGTCGCGGTGTGGAGCCTGCGCGCGGTGCTCATGGGCGTGTGGGAGGTCCACCTGCCCACCCAGGTCGGGGCCAGGTCCGCCCGTATGGCCTGTGACGATGAGGCTCCAGGGGTGGAGGGCTCCTCCCCAGGCTGGCAGCCACCCATGAGGGATACCACTCCAGCCATCAGCCACGACAATCGGCTCGTTCTGCGCATGATGTCTCCGCTTGGAAGAGTGCAGCCCCCACACCATATAGAGTTCTCCCCGTCATGCGCCTCATCACCCTCTCCATTCCCCTCTTCTTCGTCCTGATGGGCATCGAGTGGCTCGCCGGGCGGCTCCGGAAACGGCGCGTGTTCCGAGGCCCGGATGTCTTCGCGAACCTCTCGCTGGGGTCCGCCCAGACGGTCTTCAACGTCGTGGCCGTGGGGCTGCTGGCCGGCGCCTACCTGGCCATCTACGAGCACCGGCTCTTCGACATCCCCTCCTCCTCGGTGCTGGCCTGGACGGGACTGATGCTCGGTGTCGACTTCGCCTACTACTGGTTCCACCGCGTCTCGCACCGCATGAACCTGGCCTGGGCGGCGCACGCTCCCCACCACCAGAGCGAGGACTACAACCTGGCCGTGGCCCTGCGTCAGGGGCCCATCCAACCGCTCTTCTCGCGCGTCTTCTACCTGCCGCTGGCGTGGCTCGGCTTCTCCCCGGCCATGTTCGCCACCGCGGCGGGGCTCAACACGCTCTACCAGTTCTGGGTGCACACCGAGCTCGTCGGCAAGCTCGGGCCCCTCGAGTGGGTGCTCAGCACCCCCTCGCACCACCGCGTGCACCACGCCTGCAACGGCCGCTACCTGGACAAGAACCACGGCGGCATCCTCATCATCTGGGACAGGCTGTTCGGCACCTTCGAGCCCGAGGTGGAGCCGGTCACCTACGGCACGGTGAAGCAGGTGCGCACCTTCAACCCGCTGCTGGCCGCCATCACCCCCTTCCGCGACCTGGCGGTCCTGTCCTGGAGGGCGCCGAGGTTCCTGGACAAGCTGAAGGTCTGGGTCATGCCGCCCGAGTGGCGCCCGGCGGGGGTGGATGCTCCGGCCGCGGAGGCCGTGGAGGGGAGAACCCGGTTCGACGTGCGCTTCTCTCGCCGGGTGGCGCTCTACGTCGGCCTCGTGGGCGTGCTGACGTTGCTGCTCACCGTGCTGTTCCTGGGCCGGGGTTCGTCATTGCCCCTGCCCTCGCGGCTCGCGTTCGCGGCCTGGTTCCTGGCCTCCCTGGGTGGATTGGGAGGCGTGCTGGAGGGGAGGCGCTGGGGGCCGTGGGTCGAGGCGGTGAGGCTCGCGGCGGCGCCGGTGGTGGTGGCGCTGCTCTAGCCCCGGGGCTCAACGCGAGAGGGGAAGCCGGAGGCTGAAGGTGGAGCCCTCACCCAACGTCGACTGCGCGGTGAGCGAGCCCCCATGGAGCCGTGCGAGCGCCCCGGCGATGTACAGGCCCAGTCCATGCCCCTGTCCTCCGGCGACCTCCGCGCGGTGGAAGCGGTCGAAGACGTTGGGCAACTCCGAGGCCGCGATGCCGACGCCCCAGTCGCGCACCTGGACGACGGCCAGCCCGGGTGAGAGGGACAGCGTCACCTCGACACGCCGTGCCTCTCCCCCGTACTTCACCGCGTTGGAGATCAGGTTGTTGAGGATGTAGCGCACGCGCTCGGCATCGAAGGAGAGCTCCACCCGCTGCTCCGGCTCCTTCAGGTGGAAGTCCACCTGCGGTTGGAGCTCGCGCCATTCCTGGACCACCTCCTGGAGGAACGCCGAGACATTCCCGGGCTCCAATTGCAGCGCCAGCTTGCCCTCGGACAGGCGCGCCGCGTCGAGGATGGAGGTGACGAGGGTATTCATCCGGTCCAGCTGGCGGAGGATGGTCTCCGTGAAGCGTTTCTCCTCCGGAGTGCTCTTGTTCCCCTGCTTGCGCAGCAGCAGCTGGGCGTTGAGCCGCGCCGAGCTCAAGGGCGTCTTGATCTCATGGGCGACCCAGTTGAGCATCTCCTCGCGCACGGTTCCGCTGGAGCGGTCCGCGCGGGCCCCTCCGGGCGCGACCTCATTGCGAGGCTCGGCGGAGGGACGCGAATCCAACACCTTCCGCACGGTCTTCTCGAAGGTCTCGAGTTCCACCGGCTTGGAGAGGAAGACATCGGCCTCTTCCAGGCCCTTGGGGCGCGCGGCACTCAGCAACAGGAAGGGGACCGTCTCGAGCCGGGCATCGGCACGCAGCGCCCGGAGCAGCTCCACTCCCGTGCGCCGGGGCATCATGTGGTCACTCACCACCAGATCCGGCCGCTCCGTCCGGGCCAGCATGAGGGCCTCTTCCCCATTGTGTGCCCGCAGGGCGCGATGACCCAGGTCCTCCACCACCTGGGCGAAGATCTCGAGCATGGCCTCTTCATCCTCCGCGATGAGGATGAGGCTCATCTCGACTCTCCGACGACGCTTGCGCCAAGAGGCCGGGCCTGCCCCGTCAACAGGCCCTCCACCGAGCGCATCGGCGCCAGGACCCGGATCCCCGCGTCGTTGATTTCGAACTCGCGCAGGTTCCCGTCGTACTTGCTGTCGCGCATCTTGAGGATGGACAGGATGCGGTGGATGCGCCCGCGCAGCTCCACGTAGCGCAACAGCAGCAGGTTCTCGCCGAGGATCGCGATGGGCGTGTCGCTGAAATCCAGCTCGGTGCCAGCGATCTTCGACACCTCCTTGGTGAAGAGGGACGTCACTCCCGCGGCCCGGAGGTGCACGCTCAAGGCGGCCAGGAAGGTGCGCCGCCGCTCCGGGTCCGCGATGGAGAGCTCGAGCTCCGTCAGTCCGTCGAGGACGAGCCGCTGGATTCCCTGACGCGCCACATCCCGCAGGATGCGCTCGATGAGGACATCCGCCTCCGTCTCGGCCGGAGGCTGGTGGACCAACGTCAGCGCTCCACTGGCCAACACCTCCTGCACGTCCAATCCGATCCGCTTCGCCCGGGCGAGCAGCGCGGAGGAAGGCTCGAAGCAGGAGACGAAGAGCGTCTTCTCCCCCCGGCGGGCTCCCTCCGCCGCGAAGTGCGCGGCGAGCAGCGTCTTGCCAATGCCCATGCTGCCCGCGAGCAGGGTGGTGCTCTGGACGGGCAGCCCGCCTTCCATCAGCCCGTCGAGCTCGGGCAGCCCGAAGCCGGCCCGGCCGCGCGTCGGGGAGAAGTCCTTGTCGGAGGGAATCTGGGTCTCGAGCCGGGGGAAGAGCTCCACGCCCTCGGGACCGATGCGCATGAGGTGCTCGCCGGGCAGGTGGGGCCGGCCGCGCAGCTTGACCACCTCCACCCGGCGCAGGCGGCGCACGCCGCGCGTGTTCACCGACAGCGAGACGATGCCATCCACCGTCGTCGCTTCCGGCAGGGCCATCAGCTTCTCGAGGGGGTACTCGGTGGTGAAGAGCCCGACGCAGTCCGTGGCGGACAGCCCGATGCCCAGCTCGTACAGGAACTCGCGCAGCCTGGCCTCGTCCTGCCACAGGTCGCGGATGGCGCGCAGCCCGTCGATGAAGAGCAGCTTCGCGCCGCGCTCGCGGACGGTGTGCACCAGGAGATCACGCGCCTCCTTGGCCCCCTTCTTCAGCGAGGCGTAGGTGCTCATGAGGAAGAGCTTCTCGCCCAGCAGCTCGCGGCGGAAGAAGGAGAAGCCGGAGAGCGCATCCACCAGCTTGTCGTGGGGCTCGGAGGTGACGGTGGAGATCACCACGGGCAGCCCGCGCGCGGCGGCGAGGAAGGCCACCTGGCTGCAGAGGATCGTCTTGCCGCTGCCAGGGTTGCCCGCGACGATGAGCGTCTGCCTGCGGGGAATGCCACCCCCCAGCAGAACATCGAAGCTCGGGATACCGGTCTCCAGGCACTGCCTCCGGTTGCTGTCGTCCGTCATGAATGCTCGCTACGGTTGAGAAGGGACCACGCGAGCCCAGCCAGAGACGTGCCTTCACGGGAGAAGAAATCCTTGGACGGGTGGCGCGCGCTCTTCCCGTAACACGGGAAGAGCGCCCTCCCACTGGAACTCGTGGGAGCGCCAGCCCGAAGGTCACCTGGACAACCAAGGAACCAGGCCTTACCCCTGCTCGAGCAGGAGCTTCAGCTCGCGGACGCGGCGGGTGATGTAGTCGCGGTCCAACCGGCGGAAGCTCTCGGGCAGCAGCTCGCGGCTGGTGCACTCCTGCACCGCCACCAGGTTCTGCAGCTCGATCTCCAGCGGGTAGCTGGGCGGCACGAAGTCCTCGAAGACGGCCTTGAGGTCCTCCACCGTGGCCTGCTCGCGCCCCTGGGCCAGCGCGCGGAAGCGGGTGCGCACCAGCACCGCCTCCATGTCCGCGCCGCTCAGCTGGCGAGTCCCCGTCGGAATCAGCTCGCCCACCGAGGGCACGTCCAGCTTCAGGCCCGTCTTCTTCTGCATCACCCGGAAGAGCTCCTCCCGCTCGGCTTCCGTCTCCGGGTAGAAGAGCGCGAGGTGCTCCTCGGCGCGGCCCTGGCGCTTGAGGTCGATGGGCAGCAGGTCCGGCCGCGCCGTCATCAGGAACCAGACGATCTTCCCGCGGTACACCGTGTTGCCCATGAACGAGGCGATGGAGCCGAACACGCGGCTGCTCGTCCCCGAGTCCCCGCCCGAGTCGCGGTTGCCCAGGAAGGTGTCCGCCTCGTCCACCATCACCGCCACCGGCCAGAGCGCCTTGAGGAGATTGAAGATCTTCTCCAGGTTGGCCTCGGTGACGCCCTGCCACTGGCTGCGGAAGTTGAGGAACTTCACCACCGGGATGCCAATCTCCCCGGCGAAGCAGGACACCAGGAACGTCTTGCCCGTGCCGACGGGGCCACTCACGAGGTAGCCCATGGGCATCACCTCGATGCGGCCCTTCTTCAGCGCGTTGGCCGCGT includes these proteins:
- a CDS encoding ATP-binding response regulator codes for the protein MSLILIAEDEEAMLEIFAQVVEDLGHRALRAHNGEEALMLARTERPDLVVSDHMMPRRTGVELLRALRADARLETVPFLLLSAARPKGLEEADVFLSKPVELETFEKTVRKVLDSRPSAEPRNEVAPGGARADRSSGTVREEMLNWVAHEIKTPLSSARLNAQLLLRKQGNKSTPEEKRFTETILRQLDRMNTLVTSILDAARLSEGKLALQLEPGNVSAFLQEVVQEWRELQPQVDFHLKEPEQRVELSFDAERVRYILNNLISNAVKYGGEARRVEVTLSLSPGLAVVQVRDWGVGIAASELPNVFDRFHRAEVAGGQGHGLGLYIAGALARLHGGSLTAQSTLGEGSTFSLRLPLSR
- a CDS encoding ATPase domain-containing protein; this encodes MTDDSNRRQCLETGIPSFDVLLGGGIPRRQTLIVAGNPGSGKTILCSQVAFLAAARGLPVVISTVTSEPHDKLVDALSGFSFFRRELLGEKLFLMSTYASLKKGAKEARDLLVHTVRERGAKLLFIDGLRAIRDLWQDEARLREFLYELGIGLSATDCVGLFTTEYPLEKLMALPEATTVDGIVSLSVNTRGVRRLRRVEVVKLRGRPHLPGEHLMRIGPEGVELFPRLETQIPSDKDFSPTRGRAGFGLPELDGLMEGGLPVQSTTLLAGSMGIGKTLLAAHFAAEGARRGEKTLFVSCFEPSSALLARAKRIGLDVQEVLASGALTLVHQPPAETEADVLIERILRDVARQGIQRLVLDGLTELELSIADPERRRTFLAALSVHLRAAGVTSLFTKEVSKIAGTELDFSDTPIAILGENLLLLRYVELRGRIHRILSILKMRDSKYDGNLREFEINDAGIRVLAPMRSVEGLLTGQARPLGASVVGESR